The Synergistaceae bacterium genomic interval CTTATAGCCTAGCTTAGTAAGCTCTTCATAAAGAATATCTCTGTTCTTTTTATAAATAGAAATGTCCGAAGTTTGGTCTATGCATTTTGCTATGGCTTGCTGAAAAATACTTGGTGCGCAAACATAGCCCAAAGCACGTCCCGCCCCGCATATTGCGGCATACATATCATCAGCGTTTTCCATTTTCGGAGAAACGGCAATATATCCACTGCGCTCCCCCGGAATAGAAAGAGATTTGCTGTAGGAGTACGAAACGATAGTATTATTATAGTAATTCATTAGATATGGAACTTCTATGTCATCGTAAACAAGCTCACGATAAGGCTCATCAGAAATAAGATAAATAGAATGGCCGAACTCCTTCTCTTTTTTTGAAAGAATTCCACAAACAGAACTTATTGTTTCTACTGAATAAACAACGCCGGAAGGATTATTTGGCGAATTTATTATTACGCCCTTTGTGTTTTTGTTAATAGAAGCTTCAAAACTTTTAAGGTCAATCTGAAAGTCATCTGTATCTGGAGGAATAATGACAACTTTTGCTCCAGCCGCTTCAACGAAAACAGTATATTCAGGGAAATAGGGAGCAAAGACGATAAACTCATCGCCCGGAACAGTCATAGCCTTAATTGAAATTGTCAAAGCAGCAGCAGCACCGGACGTAATATATATATTGTCTGCTGCAACTTCGGTGCCAAATCTTTCATTTATGTTGTTTGCGATAATTTTTCTGACTCCGACGTCTCCCTGAGCTGACGTATAACTGTGAAGACTTGCGGGATCAGAATTTTCTAGCAGAGCAATCAAAACCCTTTTTAGATATTCAGGTGCAGGGACATTTGGATTGCCAATACTAAAGTCGAAGATTTTATCCGCTCCAATTTCTGCTGCTCTTTTCTTTCCGTATTCAAAAATTTCGCGAATGGCGGACCGTTTTTTGCCAAGTCCAAGCATTTTTTCAGAAAGCATAATAAATCCCCCATTTAACATCATTTAAATCGATATCTTTTTAAGCAAATAATAAAAGCTAATTATAAAATAATATTATGACACAATAAGTTTAAAAATGTATAAGCACATCAAGCGAGCAGAGAAGGATTATTTCCTAGTATATTTTGTTACAGAAAGAAGATTCCAAATATTCCAAACAAAAAAAGCAGAAGAGGCGGATTCTCTTTAAAAATCTTAACAAAACTAATTAAAAGCAATCCGACTCCAAAAAGAGCCATTGC includes:
- a CDS encoding pyridoxal phosphate-dependent aminotransferase, with the translated sequence MLSEKMLGLGKKRSAIREIFEYGKKRAAEIGADKIFDFSIGNPNVPAPEYLKRVLIALLENSDPASLHSYTSAQGDVGVRKIIANNINERFGTEVAADNIYITSGAAAALTISIKAMTVPGDEFIVFAPYFPEYTVFVEAAGAKVVIIPPDTDDFQIDLKSFEASINKNTKGVIINSPNNPSGVVYSVETISSVCGILSKKEKEFGHSIYLISDEPYRELVYDDIEVPYLMNYYNNTIVSYSYSKSLSIPGERSGYIAVSPKMENADDMYAAICGAGRALGYVCAPSIFQQAIAKCIDQTSDISIYKKNRDILYEELTKLGYK